One region of Dysidea avara chromosome 1, odDysAvar1.4, whole genome shotgun sequence genomic DNA includes:
- the LOC136248172 gene encoding kynureninase-like translates to MGGAATTTYKRLASLLAAKSSHDPTVEVAIMNGLTTNLHLGMYAVESQIRHHQYDPAVSLITIGPRLDEHTIRKEDVLAKISEEGHSIALVLFSGVQYITGQFFNIEAIIKAAHSKGCYVGIDLAHAIGNVELHLTDWGVDFACWCNYKYMNGGPGSIGGFYLHKKHAQDFTIPRFLGWWAHRSETRFDMTNCK, encoded by the exons ATGGGAGGTGCAGCCACTACTACTTacaagaggttggcatctctgcttgCTGCTAAGA GTTCACATGATCCTACTGTTGAGGTAGCCATTATGAATGGACTGACAACTAACCTTCACTTGGGAATG TATGCTGTAGAGTCACAAATACGTCATCATCAATATGACCCTGCTGTCTCACTGATCACCATTGGACCACGACTG GATGAACACACAATCAGGAAAGAAGATGTATTAGCTAAGATATCAGAAGAAGGACACTCCATAGCTTTAGTGCTATTTAGTG GAGTTCAATACATCACTGGACAATTCTTTAACATAGAAGCTATTATAAAAGCAGCTCATTCTAAA GGCTGCTATGTCGGTATAGACCTGGCTCATGCCATAGGAAATGTTGAACTACACTTAACTGACTGGGGAGTGGATTTTGCCTGTTGGTGTAACTACAAGTACATGAATGGTGGACCTGGTAGTATTGGTGGATTCTACCTACACAAGAAACATGCTCAAGACTTCACTATACCGAG GTTTTTGGGCTGGTGGGCACACCGGAGCGAAACAAGATTCGATATGACAAACTGTAAGTGA
- the LOC136239492 gene encoding kynureninase-like → MDKWQKRGHRGRFTGERPWTSIEDTVTEQSGILVGSHDPKLEIAIMNGLTTNLHLGMIAFYRPTATRHKILMEHQTFPSDQHAVESQLRYHHYDPTTSLVTIHPRMGEHTLRTKDILAKIAEEGDNTALILFSGIHFVTGQLFDIEAIVTAAHSKGCYVGIDLAHAIGNVELHLTDWGVDFACWCNYKYMNGGPGSIGGFFLHKKHAYDFSIPRLVGWWSHKRETRFEMQNDLDLQPGAAGFQLTNPPVLETVNLLASLNIFKQTTIRQLRQKSLLLTGYLELLLKEMVCNKKSCFDKNGLKSAAVEIITPSDPAQRECQLSLKFSCSADEVYKKLLHQGTLCDTRKPNIMRVAPTPLYNTFTDVLTFVNQLKEILLLQPTDNA, encoded by the exons GGTCACATGATCCAAAACTGGAGATAGCTATCATGAATGGACTGACAACAAATCTTCACTTGGGGATGATAGCCTTTTATCGACCAACAGCAACGCGGCACAAAATTCTAATGGAACATCAGACTTTTCCATCTGATCAA CATGCTGTTGAGTCACAGTTAAGGTATCACCATTATGATCCTACTACTTCATTGGTAACTATCCATCCAAGAATG GGTGAGCACACTCTAAGAACAAAAGACATATTAGCTAAGATAGCAGAAGAGGGAGACAACACTGCCCTTATACTATTTAGCG GAATTCATTTCGTTACTGGACAACTATTTGACATAGAAGCTATTGTAACAGCAGCCCATTCTAAA GGCTGCTATGTCGGTATAGACCTGGCTCATGCCATAGGAAATGTTGAACTACACTTAACTGACTGGGGAGTGGATTTTGCCTGTTGGTGTAACTACAAGTACATGAATGGTGGTCCTGGTAGTATTGGTGGATTCTTCTTACACAAAAAACATGCATATGATTTTAGCATACCAAG ATTGGTGGGATGGTGGTCACATAAGAGAGAAACAAGATTTGAAATGCAAAATG ACCTGGACTTACAACCAGGTGCAGCGGGTTTTCAACTAACCAATCCACCAGTATTGGAGACTGTCAATTTACTGGCATCATTAAAT ATATTCAAGCAAACTACAATTAGACAACTAAGACAGAAATCATTACTTTTAACTGGATACCTGGagttgctgctgaaagaaatgGTTTGTAATAAGAAGTCATGTTTTGACAAGAATGGATTAAAGTCAG CTGCAGTGGAGATCATCACTCCCAGTGACCCAGCACAAAGAGAATGCCAATTATCACTAAAATTTTCTTGCTCAGCTGATGAAGTGTATAAGAAACTCCTACATCAAGGAACATTA tGTGACACAAGGAAGCCTAACATCATGAGGGTAGCTCCTACCCCACTATACAACACCTTCACTGATGTGCTGACTTTTGTCAATCAACTGAAGGAAATACTTTTACTGCAACCAACTGACAATGCTTGA